CGCGCCCGTGGCAGGAGTCGAGGCCGTTCTGTTATGAAATGAGAACGAGGACCTAGTAGACAGCGGAGCGGAATCGAAGCCATCGTTGTGAATGGTGGGGACCGTTGGGGCATTTACATCGTCAACCGTGGTCGAGTTAGGTTCTTGATGTTGCCCTGGTTGCATCTTAACAGCTACACCTCCGCGAGGTGGATGTCTATGGTGACTCGGTTTGccttttattcttttttccaagTAATGTCCggtagaaaagaaattaactAGCGATCTAAATAACAAGGACTGAGACAATCAGCTTTCCCTTGTGCAGTATAAGAATTTTCCGACAAGCTACAAAGTATCGCCACTGTAGCTGAGCGATGATGGGCTATATATGTTTTATCGGAAACCAGAATCCAGGGCATATGATAAAGCACCACAAGGTGTCGTGGCAAAGGTATAGGAGGATCCACAACTTGATAAGATTTTGAAGATTTTTGCACGGCGCGGTGGATCATCGGCCCTGATCCACCGCGCCCTTACTGAGGGCTTGCGCGTATAGCATTTGCCCGACTTCGAGGGTAGGTGGGTCGGTCGATCCATTCAAAATCATGGCGTGAATCACGTCAACTGTGAATTCCGAAGACTTGTCCAAACACACCGTTTGGCCTAGACTATGGAATTTGACAACGCAGCTGAGCGGTCAGATACGGAGGATGTTAATAGAGATCTTGACTCGTAGCTGGGTGGGCATTGCCGGAATAGGCAGTAACCCTATCGCTTAGTcgactttgatatcatccggCGGGGCCTTGGGCACCATCAGCCCTGGCTAAATCGAATTTTGCCATTCAAATTATCCGATGACATTATACTGTTTCTAACTTCCAGAAGACTATTCATCACTGGCCTTTTTGTATAGCCCTCGACCTACTTGTCAAACTTCGAATATGAAACATGATTTGGAATTTGAGTGGTTGGGTTTGCTGCATAACAGACGATCATCGACATCCTACATATGCAACCACTGACGATCATCTGCCCCTTAAATACACACTGCACATGAAAGCAAGTTATCCGACATGGTTTCATTCTTGCTTCATGAACGCGTACGCTGCTCACCAAAACAACGGTTCAGCAGGGTTCAAAAGTACCACTGGCCATCCCCGTCATCCGCTTCTCCTTATTATTTGAATATCCCTGATATTCTAAGGTTTCGCCTCCGCTCTTTCATGTCATTTTCATGCCTTCTTAGGGTATTTCCAGTTTCGGATATATTCCGCATCTAAACCATTGTCATATGCCTCTTGCTTAGCGGCTAGTTGCTGATTGATCAACTTTTCTCGGACATGGGACGCCGTGTTGCCGAGAGATCCTACACGGTCGATGGCATCGATAGCAAGACTGTATCGGTCGGTTTGATTCCTAACGGCTAGCTCGAACGGAGTATCGAtattccccttttctctgtaCCCCCTCACATGCAAGTTATGTTGTCCGGGGCGCTTGTAGGTCAGACGGTGGATAAGCCAAGGGTACGAatggaagttgaagatgatCGGCTTATCGTCGGTAAACACAGCCTTCCATTGTCGGTCGGGCATGCCATGTGGATGGTCTTTCTCGTTGATGAGTCGGAATAAGTCGACGACGTTGACAAATCTGACCTTGAGTTGGGGAAGATGTTCGTTTAACAACGCCGTTGCGGCGAGAGCCTCGTGGGTGGGCACATCACCACATGCAGCCATCACAACATCGGGCTCTTGACCTTGATCATTACTAGCCCAGTCCCATATTCCGAGACCTTTGGTGCAATGTTCAATGGCTTCATCCATACTGAGAAATTGGATGTGTTCTTGCTTGTCAGCAACGACCACGTTGACGTAGTTGACGCTACGGAAACAGTGGTCCATGACTGAGAGGAGCGTGTTCCCGTCAGGTGGCAGATAGATTCGAACCACCTCCGGGCTCTTGTTTGCAACAACATCCAAGAAACCAGGATCCTGATGGGTGAAGCCATTGTGGTCTTGTCTCCAGACGGTCGCGGTCAGAAGAATATTGAGAGAGGCAACCTTTGCACGCCATTCCACTTCTAAGCACTTTTCAATCCATTTGCAGTGCTGATTAACCATCGAATCGATGACGTGGATGAAAGGCTCGTAGCTGTTTAGTATACCATGGCGACCGGAGAGCACGTAGCCTTCCAGCCAGCCTTCGCAGGTATGTTCACTAAGCATCTCCATTACCCGACCTTCAAAGGCTAGGTTTCCTCCATCTTTATCCTCTTCGAAGTAGTCACCCAGCCAAACCTTCTTGCCGGCTTTGTAGATCTCTGCAAGCTTGTTTGACTCTGTTTCGTCCGGACCAAATACACGGAAGGTGGTCATGTTTTCTTTGACCACATCCCTCAAGAACTTCGACATATTTGTCATGCTCCCGCGTACAGAGACGCCGGGGTCAATATCCTTGAGAGCATAGTCCCGGAAGTCCGGCAGCTGGAGAGGCCTGCGAAGAATACCGCCATTGCCGACGGGGTTGGCACTCATACGAGAATTGCCTGAGGGCGCGAGCGCTTTTAACTCTTCAACGAGCTTGCCATTTTTGTCGAAGAGCTCCTCCGGCTTGTAACTCTTCATCCACGTCTCAAGTAGCTTCAGATGGGCAGGGTTCGTCAGGACATCAGTGATCGGGATCTGATGAGAACGCCAAAAGCCCTCGAGCAGCTTTCCGTCAATCTCTCTTGGAGCAGACCAACCTTTGGGACTCCGAAGAACGATCATGGGCCAGCGGGGTCGGAATGGTTTGTTTGACTCCCTTGCCTGCTTTTGAATCTTTTTGATCTCCACAATACAGTGTTCCAATGTAGCTGCCATCGCTTGATGCATGCTTTCTCGATCATTGCCTTCCACGAAATATGGCGTCCACCCATAACCAACGAACAACGCTTTCAGCTCTTCGTGGCTGATGCGAGCAAGGACGGTCGGGTTATTGATCTTGTATCCATTCAGGTGGAGGACAGGGAGAACGGCTCCGTCGGTACAAGGGTTGAGGAATTTAGTGCTATGCCAACTAGTCGCAAGTGGTCCGGTTTCCGACTCTCCATCCCCGACCATCGTCAATGTAATAAGGTTGGGATGGTCAAAGACACTTCCAAATGCATGAGAAATCGAATATCCCAATTCACCACCCTCGTGAATAGATCCCGGCGTCTCCGGGGTCGCATGCGAACCAATGCCTCCTGGAAATGAGAATTGCTTAAAGAACCTCTGCAAGCCCTTCTCATCTTCGGACTTGTCCGGATACACTTCGGAGTAGACGCCCTCTAGATATGACTGCGAGAGAACAGCCGGGGCGCCATGACCAGGACCGGAAACGAAGAGGACATCCAAATCATACTTTTTGATAAGACGGTTCATATGAAGCCAGGTAAAGGACTGACCGGCATCCGAACCCCAGTGGCCGAGTAGGCGAGCTTTGAGGTGTTCGACCTTTAGGGGCTCTTTAAGCAGGACATTGTCTCGCATATAGAGCATACCCAAGCATAGATACATACTTGCTCGGAAGTATGCGTCCATTTTGCGGACCTCATCTGCATCCAGGGGCTGCCCCTTGATGGTGGAGCGAGTAGCTCCATAGGCGCTGATATTGTCATCAGATTCGCTGCTGGGCGCCATTCTCAAGTATGACAAAGTTACTAGACTGGAATGTGCGTTGACGATTGGATTAAATTAGGCAATAGTAATATATCATAAGCTACTAATCGACTTCGAGGGCTGGAGAAGTCAATCCTCCAAAGGTGCTCCTAGTATGAACTCCGAATTAGATCTGGATTGATAGCTCATCTATTTAAATCATGACAGGTAAGAAATTAGCTGATGAGGGTACCCTGACGTAGCCTCCTACCTTTTGTTGCGTGGTTTCGGAAGCTCGAGGATATGGGGCGGAGTCGATGACGTCCAGCTTACCATCCGGAAAGCTTCCAGACCCAATCCAGAACCATGGACAACAAATAAACCTGCTTTTCACATAGAGCCTTAATATAGAGTAgggcttttttattttactgTCAAGCTCTAAAAGAGCTGATAAAGCATCTGGAGATATACTAATAGATATCCGACAGTCAGCCCGGGTAACTGTACCCGAGATCCATTATCCGCAACAGTCTCAAGCGATCACCGTCTTTAAATATCAATCGATCTCCCCTAGTGAAAACAAGTGTTCGCCTTAAAGATATACATCACCCGAAGATCTAGCCGCCGCCTACCATGCCCTAACCAAAATGTCCGGTCGAAAGAGACAAATGACGTTCTATGCATACTACGCTAGGGGGCTGCCCTTTGCTTCCCGACACGATATACGGCTTCATCTGTGAACGCATCCCATTTCAAATTCGCACCTCAACTGAACTGTCGCTCATATATGTCGGTGCTGGATTCTCATACGGATTTTTAAACGACAGCAACAATTTCACAATTGCCATTTGGCCTGGAAATTGCATTGTTAGAGTCCTGGCTTGAGCGGCGAGTGAATTGGGATGGCGAACACCTCAAACATTATTTGTGCTCATATACTAAAATACTGTTCTGATCAACTACAATTCTACAACCACGCGAGCGGATCTTTAAGAATAATACATGTTTCTACTATGCGTATGATTTCTGCCATTTCTACCTGCATGGGTGGAACTCGGGTACATGTACCCGAGTCGGAAAAAATTATCTCGTCGCTGGAAGGGAAGAGTATATATGGCATGTACAGACCGAATCAGGGCGATAATCATTTATTTCTCTAATATAGCTTCAGACAATTCTCTCAATATCAGCCAACTTATCAATTGATGCGTCACCTGTGGTCGCGCACCATCTATCGTAGTTCAACACCTTGGGCAACAACCTTGGCGTTTTCCCAGCCGAAAGTGCTCAATTGTCAGGCAAGAGCTTTTAATTCAGCGAAGCAGAAAACAGACTCCAGGCCCTCGATCAACGATAAAATGACCCAGTCGACATCATTGCGCTACGCAGATGTGAGTATCTCACTCCTACTCTCAACAAGAATCACCAAAAGCTGAGCTCTTGCTTACCGCCCAAACAGGTCGCCGTGACATACACCGCAGACCAATTCCAGGGCATCTATCGAGGCAAACAGTACCATGAGCCAGACTTCGCAGAAGTTCTTAAACGTGCTAAAGAACATAGCTGCGAAAAGATCATGCTCACTACTATGACTCTCCCAGGAGCTCATGAGAACTTGAAAGTCGTGAAACAGTTTCCGGACATGTGTACCATGACATTAGGAGTGCATCCATATCATGCAGGCGAGATATACGCCGAAAATAATGGAAGCGAGTATCTTCAAAACCTTCGCAAGCTTGGAGAAACCCTTCGGGCCGAGGATCCGTCGCCACTGGTAGCCTTCGGAGAGATCGGACTTGACTATGAGTATCTGGACCGTGCCGACAAAGAGATACAGCAACGTGCTTTCCGCGATCAGCTAGATATGGCTGTTGAAATGCAATTACCTCTTTTTCTGCACGTGCGTGAGTCTTGTGCTGATTTCATTTCGATCATCCGACCTTACTTGTCTAAGTTGCCGCGAGGCGGGTTGGTGCATTCTTTCGCTGGGTCAAAGGGGGAGATGTTGCAGTTAGTTGAGTTAGGCTTTGACATCAGCGTCAATGGTGTTTGTTTCCGTACTGAAGAACAACTGGAGATGGTTCGCCACATTCCCTTGGACAAACTGCAGCTTGAGACCGATGCTCCGTGGTGTGAGATCCAGAGCAATGACGAGAAAATCGCCCCATATCTCACCAATGCAAAGCCTCTACCTCCGTCTCGCAAGCACAACAAGTTCATTCTGGGACAGATGATAAAGACGAGAAATGAGAGCTGTACGATTGAACGCGTTGCCCTGGTTGTGGCAGGCTTGAAAGGCATCTCACTAGAGGAGGTCTCTCGGGCGGCGTGGAATAACAGTGTTAGGATGTTCGGTTTAGGAGTACAGGGTCGGTAATTGAGAGGTCTTTTCTCTTACACATCATTATAGAGTATCGAGTACATAGAGATATACGCCCATAGAAACATGAGATTCCCTTTCGAGCAGACGCCGTGCCTTTACATGTTCATTCCGTTCTGAGCAAGAGACGCTATGGAGTCCAAGTAAGTCCTGGAGCAGGCTTGAAGAAGAGTGTGCCCGTCCAGGCTTTCCTCTTGCGGGTGAATTGGCCCGAGGCACCCAGGCTCCCACGAGGATCATATAAACCCCccctctttccccctcctttcgTTCGATCCCTCACACAACCTCGTCTCTATATCTTCCTCTCTGACCCCAAGACAAACACTCCGTATGTCTGATCGCCGACGACTTTGCACCTAACTTCCCATATAGCTTCCACGACAGGCGACACATCGGAAGTTATATTCATCGCTCACGAGTGCAACGAGAAAGGTGGAACTGAACAAGCACCAAGTATTGATACTATATCATCGAGTACGTTTGTATCACCAAAAGGTCTAGATTGCTTCTATATGCAAGCACTCTCCCTGACGTTATTGCAACATCTCCCCAAGAGTCTCGTCGTACTCAATGCTCAACTCTGGTGTCTTCGCCGCAACAACAACGTAATTACCCAACAGCCTCAGGCGGAAGCCTGCCTCGCAGTAGATGAAATAATACAACCATTTCCGACGGAATGCTTCTACATTCTCATCGGATGCATCAGGCTGTGCAGTCCGGAACGCTGTCTCGATAATCTCCCAATTCCGGAGGAAGTTGTCTCTCCAAGCTAAAAGCGTCTTGCCATAATGTGGTCCAATGTTCATAACTGAGGTAACTTCCAACTCACCATTTGATCCATTGTGTATCGCGCCCAGGAGAGCATGGATGGCTGGGAGGTAACCCCCAGGGAAGATGTATCGGTCGATAAAGGTCGGTACACTGGATTTGGACTGGCGCATCTAAGGTGGTGCGTTAGAGCCACGAAGATATGCACTCGGAGCAAAGCGACTAACCTTGTGCGTCATGGTAATTCCATCGATGACCATAACACCATGGCCGGGATGAAGTAGAGAGCTGATGACGCGGAAATACTCATCTAGGTATTCTGCACCGACGTGCTCGAACATCCCGATCGAAATTACGCGATCATAGTACCCTCCATTAGTTTCAGGTCCAGTTGCAGATCGGTAATCTTGAAGAAGGATTCGAACACGTTCCTCCAGTCCGGCTTCTTTGACCCTTTTCTCTGCAATTCTCTTCTGGTTATCGGATAAGGTCAGTGCTGTCACTCGACATCCTGTAGTCTGAGCAGCAGTGATGGCTACATCTCCCCATCCGCAACCAATTTCTAGAACGTGTTGGCCGACTGATATCTGAGCTTTCTGTAGTAGGCGCTGGACCTTTCGCTTTTGTGCTGACTCTAAGGCCTCATCGGGATCCCCGCTCCAATGGGCACAGGAATAGTTCATgtctggagaaagaaagttTGCAAACAGCTCGTCAGAATCATCGTAATGGGAGGAAATGTAGCGCCGGGCATTTTGAGGGTCATTCGAGGGCTGCAGGAGCATTGTCACCCGGGGAAGAAGTTGCATGAAGAAGTTGCCGGTGCCCAGTTGAGATTTGTTTTGAATATAGATCTGCTTTATCTTAGTATCCGAACGATGGGGGATTGGAATCTTGAGAGGTATAGCATACATCGAGTAGCCCGCTGAGATCATCACAATCTACCTCCTGAAACATATATGCTTCCGCGAATCCCTAGATAACACTCAGCAAAATCCGGCTACATCTTGTTTTAGATCACCCACGAGGTCAAAACATGCGCAGATTCTTCTCCACGCATTAGAATTATTCACTACAACAGTAACAGCTGGTTCTTGGCCATCTCCGAATTCATTAATTTGATGTGGATCCTTGTACTTGGATATGAGCCTGAGGTGTCCACTGGAAATGTTCCCAAGTGCGAAGAGAACTAATTGCTGAGCGCAGTCGCCCACAAAATGGGATATTTCGAACATGCCTAGTCACTTGATAGCCAGCGTAGAAAACATTGACCGTGATCACTGTCAAGAGAGGATTGCTACGTACTTATAATTCCTTGCTTTCTCGGCGCTAAATTCTCACCGCATAAGAGCGAGTGGATTTTGTGATATCATATGCATGTGTGCCTCAATGCTACCCTAGGCTCTCCTTGTGCCTTTAGCTACAGTGCTTTACTCAAGGGCATTATTGAAAACGGAAATGTAGAGGAAACGACTACCCCGAGAGCATAACTTCAGCCATTCATTTGTACATTTCTTTGCACGCCCGCAAGAGCGCCGGGTCTCGAGTTTTTTACTGGGTAAGCAAAATAACCAAGAAggcgaggaggaagggaggaagaaaTATGCTACAGTAGCAGCTGGATTGGTTTGATATTTCAACATTCACTTATTACTCACTCGAGCAATCTATAAAACAGAGATATTTCATAGAATTTCAATCATAAAGCAGGTAGGGCAAGAAATGCCAGAGTGGTTACCAAACGGCTATAAATAACCGCATTATGATACTAGGATGACAGTCCTAATAAGGGAAGGCTGCGAAACTACGTATGTATTATTGAAGGTCTAAGAGGGCTTTACTCTCATGGAACCTCACGAGGGTTCTGCCGCAGTCTATCTTAAACATAAGACAGTTAGAGAGAAGTCCCGCGTTAGTCTATAGATAGAACCTATGATGTAAGAAatttctctttatttttattcgATTTATGACTATTTTTTGTGGAAT
The sequence above is a segment of the Aspergillus flavus chromosome 4, complete sequence genome. Coding sequences within it:
- a CDS encoding XFP N-terminal domain-containing protein, which codes for MAPSSESDDNISAYGATRSTIKGQPLDADEVRKMDAYFRASMYLCLGMLYMRDNVLLKEPLKVEHLKARLLGHWGSDAGQSFTWLHMNRLIKKYDLDVLFVSGPGHGAPAVLSQSYLEGVYSEVYPDKSEDEKGLQRFFKQFSFPGGIGSHATPETPGSIHEGGELGYSISHAFGSVFDHPNLITLTMVGDGESETGPLATSWHSTKFLNPCTDGAVLPVLHLNGYKINNPTVLARISHEELKALFVGYGWTPYFVEGNDRESMHQAMAATLEHCIVEIKKIQKQARESNKPFRPRWPMIVLRSPKGWSAPREIDGKLLEGFWRSHQIPITDVLTNPAHLKLLETWMKSYKPEELFDKNGKLVEELKALAPSGNSRMSANPVGNGGILRRPLQLPDFRDYALKDIDPGVSVRGSMTNMSKFLRDVVKENMTTFRVFGPDETESNKLAEIYKAGKKVWLGDYFEEDKDGGNLAFEGRVMEMLSEHTCEGWLEGYVLSGRHGILNSYEPFIHVIDSMVNQHCKWIEKCLEVEWRAKVASLNILLTATVWRQDHNGFTHQDPGFLDVVANKSPEVVRIYLPPDGNTLLSVMDHCFRSVNYVNVVVADKQEHIQFLSMDEAIEHCTKGLGIWDWASNDQGQEPDVVMAACGDVPTHEALAATALLNEHLPQLKVRFVNVVDLFRLINEKDHPHGMPDRQWKAVFTDDKPIIFNFHSYPWLIHRLTYKRPGQHNLHVRGYREKGNIDTPFELAVRNQTDRYSLAIDAIDRVGSLGNTASHVREKLINQQLAAKQEAYDNGLDAEYIRNWKYPKKA
- a CDS encoding putative deoxyribonuclease tatD; translated protein: MTQSTSLRYADVAVTYTADQFQGIYRGKQYHEPDFAEVLKRAKEHSCEKIMLTTMTLPGAHENLKVVKQFPDMCTMTLGVHPYHAGEIYAENNGSEYLQNLRKLGETLRAEDPSPLVAFGEIGLDYEYLDRADKEIQQRAFRDQLDMAVEMQLPLFLHVRESCADFISIIRPYLSKLPRGGLVHSFAGSKGEMLQLVELGFDISVNGVCFRTEEQLEMVRHIPLDKLQLETDAPWCEIQSNDEKIAPYLTNAKPLPPSRKHNKFILGQMIKTRNESCTIERVALVVAGLKGISLEEVSRAAWNNSVRMFGLGVQGR
- a CDS encoding cyclopropane fatty acid synthase, whose protein sequence is MFEISHFVGDCAQQLVLFALGNISSGHLRLISKYKDPHQINEFGDGQEPAVTVVVNNSNAWRRICACFDLGFAEAYMFQEVDCDDLSGLLDIYIQNKSQLGTGNFFMQLLPRVTMLLQPSNDPQNARRYISSHYDDSDELFANFLSPDMNYSCAHWSGDPDEALESAQKRKVQRLLQKAQISVGQHVLEIGCGWGDVAITAAQTTGCRVTALTLSDNQKRIAEKRVKEAGLEERVRILLQDYRSATGPETNGGYYDRVISIGMFEHVGAEYLDEYFRVISSLLHPGHGVMVIDGITMTHKMRQSKSSVPTFIDRYIFPGGYLPAIHALLGAIHNGSNGELEVTSVMNIGPHYGKTLLAWRDNFLRNWEIIETAFRTAQPDASDENVEAFRRKWLYYFIYCEAGFRLRLLGNYVVVAAKTPELSIEYDETLGEMLQ